The sequence below is a genomic window from Eleginops maclovinus isolate JMC-PN-2008 ecotype Puerto Natales chromosome 20, JC_Emac_rtc_rv5, whole genome shotgun sequence.
GCGGAGCATGCAGACCCCCTTTGCAGACACACTCATGTACACATTCTCTCGCTCTCTGAGGACATGCATGCATGTTCATCCACAGCTCGGACAGAACACTGTAAATCGAACACAGTTAATATAAGATTATGGGATGTATCAAGTATGTCTCCCTGAGAAACACTTCTTTCTTCAGTACCATAAAAACCCTCCGTCACTAGCCCGTCAACCCTTCTACACCTCgtcctgaaataaaaacattttggctcatatatatatatatatatatgtttttaaaacataccgctcttcctttttttcttgcaatTGAAAGCACCTCTTGTTCCAGTAGGATTAGTGCACCACTGCCAATGATCCCAGCAGCCAATAAGGGGGCATGGGCTTGTGACATTCAAACAACTTTTAACTTTCCACAGCCAACTTTCCACCCCGCAGGTGTATATGTGTAAGGACTTGCATCTCTCcttctctatatatatatatatatatatataaatatatatatacacaccgGTTTATTGGAGCCAGCCTCGCATGGCAGGCTCAGTTTGTGAAGTACCGAGTGTGATGGTGACACCTTTGTGACAGTTTGAGTTCGAGTGGAGCTACTGTCCTCCCCACCACCCCTCTTTACACGCAaatggggggaggaggaggaggggggctgTAAATAGGTTGTCCGACGGCCTCTCGACAACTCCCACATAAGCACCACGGAGCTAAAGCACACACTAACGTCACATATTGAGCTGACACTCAAGCACCAGGGACCGGGAAAAGTAGGAGGGAGCACAATTAGCAAAGACAAAGAAGTGAAGACTTATTGCTAAAAAATGACTTCCTAATTCTTCCCCACATAATGCCAGTCCCTCTTTACTGGTGTAAAGGCATTTATTGGATATTTAAGGGGGGATTTGTGACCGTGTGTGTGCAGGGGCTCGAACATTAGCACATGATTATGTTCTTCTGTTAAATCACGTTggatcaaacacatctttgctTGCTAATAACTCTAGTGTGATAAGAGTAATCTCTGTAGCCCTTTTCAAGTTTCACTCATATGAACGCTCTCCCAAGAAAGGGATGGCATCCTCTGAGAGTTAAGAAAGAGTGTGAAGTGAGGCAAGTGACAGTGCAGGTgtgcttcagtgtgtttttactAAAAACACACCATCACGTGAGAACACACGCAGGTTAAAAACATTTGCTCATTAATGAAGTCGTCCACTCACACGAGGAAGTTTTTAAAAAGCGTTATCTAAAAATCAAACCTCATCAGGCTGTATAGAGCAATTCCACAGCCGCTCAAGAAAATCCTCTgtataaaaacatctgtgagtgtTCCATTTATTGTCTCTCGCTCTGCTCAGCTAATATTAAAAACCAGGAACTGGGGTGTCGACACCTCTcagtagaaaacaaacaaaagaacaacCAAACGAGTTTTAAAAACCTAGCCTCCATGTCCTCCGGTGCTCTGCCTCCTCCTGAGGAGTGCAGAggtggagaagagaggagatTACAGCGCTCTCTCTCTAAGAGACAAGTTTGGGTAGGACCGTGCGAAGAGGTATGGTCTCTCCTGAGTCCCCCATCATGTGGCCCCGCAGTTTGTTATTGGCAGCTGTCGTGCCTAAGCCAGGCCCCCCTTTGGCCAGGATAGAAGGGAAAGAGGTGCTGTGGTGCTCGGGAAGCCGTTTCATTGTTGCCCCTTGGCTCTTCTCGGTCCCTGGAAGGGGCTTGGGTAGGCGGCGATACAGCCAAGGGTGTCTGAGGGCCTGGCTAGGAGTGAGCCGTGACGAGGGGTCCCAGTCCAAACACTTCTTTATGAAGTCAGTAAAGGTGGGGTCCTCGCAGCCCTTGAGCGCGGCACTCCACTCCTTGCTACCTGGGGGGCCTCTCATCTTACCGCGGCGAGAGCGAGACCCTGTGAGCACGGTGGCGCCTGTAGGCAGGGTGTTGGCTCCACAGTAACGAGGGTGGCCCTTGGAGTTGATGAAGTTCTTTGCCCGTTTGGCCTGCTCGACCACCTTCTGCGGGGGCATGCCCAGCAGCTCCATGACACAGGCCAGCTGGTCGCCTTCGTCCTCACCGGGGAACAGCGGGTAGCCGGTCAGCAGCTCAGCCAGGATGCAGCCGAAGCTCCACATGTCGATAGGAAGGCCGTAGCGCGACCCGAGGATCACCTCCGGAGCGCGGTAGAAACGAGACTGGATGTAGGTGTACACTCGCTGGTGTTCGAAACAGCTGGAACCAAAGTCAATCACCTGgaggagacaagagaggagagggtcAATGCAGTGAACCCGTTACCGCTCTACAGAGGCCGCACTCGAGTGTGCTGTGAGTCTCACCTTGATGCCGCTGCGGCCCTGCTGCTTCAGCAGGATGTTCTCCGGCTTGAGGTCACAGTGAATGATTCTATGCCGGTTCAGGGCCTCCAGGCACTGCAAAATGGAGTGTGCAAACTTCCTGACCAGCGGCAAACTGAAGCCCTGGAATTTGTTGCGCTTAATGAGCTCATACAGGTTCATGCTCAGCAGCTCGAAGGTCATGCAGATGTGGTTGCGGAAGGTGAAGTTTTCGAGCATGTGCACCACATTCATGGTGCCGTTGCGATCCTGCTTGCGCAGATGCTCCAGGATGCGGATCTCCTCCTGCGCCTGCCGGTGGAAGCGCTTTTCGTTGCGCACCATTTTCAGAGCCAGGTGCTGCTGCAGTTTGTGGTCGTACACCTTCGCCACCTGGCCGAAGCTTCCCTTACCGATGATCTGAGCAGAGCCCGAGAACGAAACAGTGTGATTATGACAGCCTAAACACTTGACACACTGAAGAAAACCAAACATCACAATATTTTGTAACAAATACAATTACCTACTTTATTGTAGGCTTTACCACTGATGCTGTCACCAAATATTATCATCAATAATCATCTGCAGGAAGATTTCAATACCTTGAGGAACTCGTAGCGGTATGCCAGGTGGTCATGGGCGACATTAATGTAGCCGCCCTGCTCATCGTCGTAGCCACAGTTGTTGTTGCCGCCAGCGACGGCAGGCCTCTTCTTGGCATTGGGTCCCACGAAGTAGATGTCTGGGTAGGAGTGGATCTCCGCCTGCTCCAGGGTGGTCAGCTGAGATCGGTACAGTCTCAGAGCCTGGTCGGGGGTGAGGGGGCCGCACAGCTTCCCGCTGTTCCCTCCTCCACTTCCGACGCCGTGCGTGCCGGAGGATTCACTGGAGCCCTTACTGGATTCAGTGCTGCGGCAAGCAAGCATGACAGAAACATGCTGTGAAGGGGGGTTCCTCCTGCTTGTGAATGTGTTTTCGGCAACTTTAGAATACTTCACTACAGTGTTTTTAAGTTATCGTGGCGTGTGCTTGTGTGCGTTTCTCACCTGTCTACACTGTGCTCCTTGGACAGGCTGGAGACCGGGGCGGGTTTACTGGGCGTCTGTCCCGTGGTCCCACTGTTCAGAGGGGCTGCTGTTGTTATGGCGTTGACCTTCCGATTGTTGGTGGAGTCTTCATACAGGTACTTGACCTTCAGCTGGCCACCTCGCACGCTGACCTGTTCCCTCATTACAGTCTTGTTACTGACAACCTGTGAGAGGAAGAAGACACAAACCATTGATAAAAAGGGTAGGAGCAGGGTGTAAAACGTGCATTATGTTTCCTATATATTGACTGACTGATTTGTTACAcggtttaaataaatacaaataatctaAAACTAAGAAATCAGAATTAGCTAGTGAGCAATAGAGGTTTCGTTTGATAAGATCCTTAATATCCACCGCTCACCACAGAGCAGTGAGTCATGTGCAGAGCTACAGAATGCAGCAGGTGAACCAGCGCAACTGGATTTAGATCCAGTCTGgcaacaaattaaaatgcagGCCCACCCCACCTGAACCCATGCAACATGCGTTCCCCTTTGTTTTGATTGCCAGCTGTTGGGTAAAAGGTATTGCTATCTTTCAGCTAGTGTTCTTATAATCATATAGGCTAAGTTGTTGGGGTTCAATATGCCGGCAcgacacacaaacaggaagttccAATTTCAGCGACAGGGATTTGATCTTCATCTGATCTAAACAATCACAAACACTGTCATCTATTTCTGAACAAATGTGCAGACAAACTTTTAAAAGTGCTGATTCCACTGTTGCCTAATACAACTGTAAGGTCAGAAAAGTTTCAGGAACGCTCGAGTGCCTTGCCCTTGCTTTAGGTTTCAGCAACCCCAGGAATTCATTCCTCCTCACTCTCTGcgtctccctcccttccctctcttACCAGCGGAAAGAGCCCTCCACAAGATTATGGAGCTCAAGGGAAATGACAGTCATTAAAGTTAGATTATACTCTTAAACTGTAGAAGCAGTGTGGATGTTAATAAGACACGCCGACATAAACCCGGCGTGGCCTTCCTATATACAGACACATATTGACTGAGTGTGTCTAGCTGTCTCTCTTTCACGAGCTGCTGTATTTAACGTCAGCTCAGTTTCACCCGTTTGAGGGACTATAGATTTTTGGCCTAATGTTTTCTCTTCTTAAATAGCTATGCTTCCCTGTGGAGCTTCTGGCTGCGGCTCGTACACACAGCTGA
It includes:
- the dyrk3 gene encoding dual specificity tyrosine-phosphorylation-regulated kinase 3 isoform X1 codes for the protein MMIISRKPEGPITTARHGDGLYDSYMRTDHILKDDADTNSPSGLPPMPKHTVVSNKTVMREQVSVRGGQLKVKYLYEDSTNNRKVNAITTAAPLNSGTTGQTPSKPAPVSSLSKEHSVDSRRNPPSQHVSVMLACRSTESSKGSSESSGTHGVGSGGGNSGKLCGPLTPDQALRLYRSQLTTLEQAEIHSYPDIYFVGPNAKKRPAVAGGNNNCGYDDEQGGYINVAHDHLAYRYEFLKIIGKGSFGQVAKVYDHKLQQHLALKMVRNEKRFHRQAQEEIRILEHLRKQDRNGTMNVVHMLENFTFRNHICMTFELLSMNLYELIKRNKFQGFSLPLVRKFAHSILQCLEALNRHRIIHCDLKPENILLKQQGRSGIKVIDFGSSCFEHQRVYTYIQSRFYRAPEVILGSRYGLPIDMWSFGCILAELLTGYPLFPGEDEGDQLACVMELLGMPPQKVVEQAKRAKNFINSKGHPRYCGANTLPTGATVLTGSRSRRGKMRGPPGSKEWSAALKGCEDPTFTDFIKKCLDWDPSSRLTPSQALRHPWLYRRLPKPLPGTEKSQGATMKRLPEHHSTSFPSILAKGGPGLGTTAANNKLRGHMMGDSGETIPLRTVLPKLVS
- the dyrk3 gene encoding dual specificity tyrosine-phosphorylation-regulated kinase 3 isoform X2 translates to MMIISRKPEGPITTARHGDGLYDSYMRTDHILKDDADTNSPSGLPPMPKHTVVSNKTVMREQVSVRGGQLKVKYLYEDSTNNRKVNAITTAAPLNSGTTGQTPSKPAPVSSLSKEHSVDRRNPPSQHVSVMLACRSTESSKGSSESSGTHGVGSGGGNSGKLCGPLTPDQALRLYRSQLTTLEQAEIHSYPDIYFVGPNAKKRPAVAGGNNNCGYDDEQGGYINVAHDHLAYRYEFLKIIGKGSFGQVAKVYDHKLQQHLALKMVRNEKRFHRQAQEEIRILEHLRKQDRNGTMNVVHMLENFTFRNHICMTFELLSMNLYELIKRNKFQGFSLPLVRKFAHSILQCLEALNRHRIIHCDLKPENILLKQQGRSGIKVIDFGSSCFEHQRVYTYIQSRFYRAPEVILGSRYGLPIDMWSFGCILAELLTGYPLFPGEDEGDQLACVMELLGMPPQKVVEQAKRAKNFINSKGHPRYCGANTLPTGATVLTGSRSRRGKMRGPPGSKEWSAALKGCEDPTFTDFIKKCLDWDPSSRLTPSQALRHPWLYRRLPKPLPGTEKSQGATMKRLPEHHSTSFPSILAKGGPGLGTTAANNKLRGHMMGDSGETIPLRTVLPKLVS
- the dyrk3 gene encoding dual specificity tyrosine-phosphorylation-regulated kinase 3 isoform X3, giving the protein MMIISRKPEGPITTARHGDGLYDSYMRTDHILKDDADTNSPSGLPPMPKHTVVSNKTVMREQVSVRGGQLKVKYLYEDSTNNRKVNAITTAAPLNSGTTGQTPSKPAPVSSLSKEHSVDSTESSKGSSESSGTHGVGSGGGNSGKLCGPLTPDQALRLYRSQLTTLEQAEIHSYPDIYFVGPNAKKRPAVAGGNNNCGYDDEQGGYINVAHDHLAYRYEFLKIIGKGSFGQVAKVYDHKLQQHLALKMVRNEKRFHRQAQEEIRILEHLRKQDRNGTMNVVHMLENFTFRNHICMTFELLSMNLYELIKRNKFQGFSLPLVRKFAHSILQCLEALNRHRIIHCDLKPENILLKQQGRSGIKVIDFGSSCFEHQRVYTYIQSRFYRAPEVILGSRYGLPIDMWSFGCILAELLTGYPLFPGEDEGDQLACVMELLGMPPQKVVEQAKRAKNFINSKGHPRYCGANTLPTGATVLTGSRSRRGKMRGPPGSKEWSAALKGCEDPTFTDFIKKCLDWDPSSRLTPSQALRHPWLYRRLPKPLPGTEKSQGATMKRLPEHHSTSFPSILAKGGPGLGTTAANNKLRGHMMGDSGETIPLRTVLPKLVS